The following proteins are encoded in a genomic region of Burkholderia pyrrocinia:
- a CDS encoding UbiH/UbiF/VisC/COQ6 family ubiquinone biosynthesis hydroxylase — MTTASSPATPDYDLAIVGAGPVGLALAGWLARRSATQHASIALIDAREPAASANDPRAIAVSHGSHVLLDTLAWPADATPIEHIHVSQRGHFGRTLIDRDEHDLAALGYVVRYGSLVQALAGAVRGTRVDWLTSTSARTPQQDADGVTLTLDGPPGERTLRARIVINAEGGLFHEQQADAGKHRRDYGQTALVGTVTVSAPRPNVAWERFTHEGPLALLPLGGPRQADYALVWCCTPDDAARRAALPDDAFLRELGSAFGERMGHFVAIAGRASFPLGLNAAQTLVSGRVAIVGNAAQTLHPVAGQGLNLGLRDAHTLVDTLSAQGFDATALATFNARRALDRRFTIGATDTLARLFTIDSGPLPLLRGAALTALEFVPPLKKAIARQMMFGQRN, encoded by the coding sequence ATGACGACCGCTTCCTCCCCGGCCACGCCGGACTACGACCTCGCCATCGTCGGTGCGGGCCCCGTCGGGCTCGCGCTCGCCGGCTGGCTCGCGCGCCGCAGCGCCACGCAGCATGCATCGATCGCGTTGATCGACGCGCGCGAACCGGCCGCGAGCGCGAACGACCCGCGCGCGATCGCCGTCTCGCATGGCAGCCACGTACTGCTCGACACGCTCGCGTGGCCCGCCGACGCGACCCCGATCGAACATATCCACGTATCGCAGCGCGGCCATTTCGGCCGCACGCTGATCGACCGCGACGAGCACGACCTCGCCGCGCTCGGCTATGTCGTGCGCTACGGCTCGCTCGTGCAGGCGCTCGCGGGCGCCGTGCGCGGCACGCGCGTCGACTGGCTCACGTCGACCAGCGCGCGCACGCCGCAACAGGACGCCGACGGCGTCACGCTGACGCTCGACGGCCCGCCAGGCGAGCGCACGCTGCGCGCGCGCATCGTCATCAATGCCGAAGGCGGGCTGTTCCACGAACAGCAGGCCGACGCCGGCAAGCATCGCCGCGACTACGGGCAGACCGCGCTCGTCGGCACGGTCACGGTATCGGCGCCCCGCCCGAATGTCGCATGGGAACGCTTCACGCACGAAGGTCCGCTCGCGCTGCTGCCGCTCGGCGGGCCGCGCCAGGCCGACTACGCGCTCGTCTGGTGCTGCACGCCCGACGACGCGGCGCGGCGCGCGGCGCTGCCCGACGACGCGTTTCTGCGCGAGCTCGGCAGCGCGTTCGGCGAACGCATGGGCCACTTCGTCGCGATCGCGGGCCGCGCGTCGTTCCCGCTCGGCCTGAACGCCGCGCAGACGCTCGTCAGCGGCCGCGTCGCGATCGTCGGCAATGCCGCCCAAACACTGCACCCCGTCGCGGGCCAGGGGCTCAACCTCGGGCTGCGCGATGCGCATACGCTCGTCGATACACTGTCCGCGCAAGGCTTCGACGCGACCGCGCTCGCCACCTTCAACGCGCGCCGCGCGCTCGACCGGCGCTTCACGATCGGCGCGACCGACACGCTTGCGCGGCTGTTTACGATCGACTCGGGCCCACTCCCGCTGCTGCGCGGCGCCGCGCTCACCGCGCTCGAATTCGTGCCGCCCCTCAAGAAAGCGATCGCTCGCCAGATGATGTTCGGCCAGCGCAACTGA